From Phycodurus eques isolate BA_2022a chromosome 13, UOR_Pequ_1.1, whole genome shotgun sequence, a single genomic window includes:
- the myl12.2 gene encoding myosin, light chain 12, genome duplicate 2, protein MSSKRAKGKNTKKRPQRATSNVFAMFDQSQIQEFKEAFNMIDQNRDGFIDKEDLHDMLASLGKNPTDDYLEAMMNEAPGPINFTMFLTMFGEKLNGTDPEDVIRNAFACFDEEGTGLIQEEQLRELLTTMGDRFTDEEVDELFREAPIDKKGNFNYVAFTRILKHGAKDKDD, encoded by the exons ATGTCGAGCAAAAGGGCCAAGGGAAAGAACACCAAGAAGCGTCCTCAGCGCGCCACCTCTAACGTGTTCGCCATGTTCGACCAGTCCCAGATCCAGGAGTTCAAAGAGGCCTTCAACATGATTGATCAAAACAGGGACGGCTTCATCGACAAGGAGGACCTGCACGACATGTTGGCCTCTCTAG GTAAAAACCCCACCGACGACTACCTGGAGGCCATGATGAACGAAGCCCCGGGTCCCATCAACTTCACCATGTTCCTCACCATGTTCGGGGAGAAGCTGAACGGCACCGACCCCGAGGACGTCATCCGCAACGCCTTCGCCTGCTTTGACGAGGAGGGCACCG GTctgatccaggaggagcagctgCGCGAGCTGCTGACCACCATGGGCGATAGGTTCACGGACGAGGAGGTGGACGAGCTCTTCCGGGAGGCGCCCATCGACAAGAAGGGCAACTTCAACTACGTGGCGTTCACACGCATCCTCAAGCACGGCGCCAAGGACAAAGACGATTAG